The genomic stretch ATGACCGCAATCGTCAGGCATGCCGTCCAGGGCACGGTACCTGTCGTTACGAATTGCGCGAGCCCAGCCAGGAGCGACAAAGAGAGCAATAATGGGCCAATATTCTGCCCAATCACGTCCAATGTGAGATAAATATTAAGGCCGCGCAGCAGTTGGAACGCCAGCAACGTGTCACGGAACGTGCTTCGGGCCCAGCGGAGCTGTTGGCGCAGATAGGGACCCATCCTGTTGGGAACGACTGTTGCCGCGACGGCCTCCGGGACATACTCTGTTCGAAAGCCTGCTTTCAGCATCAGGATCGTAAGGTGGCGATCCTCACCGAAGTCGCTCGGCTTCCCTCGAAAGCGCTGCGTCTCGTACTGGTCCAGCAGCGAAACAAGCGCGGATCGCCGGTACATGGCACACGGACCGCAGCAACACATGACGGCACCGAACCGAGCCTGCGCTGCCCGCTCTTCGTTGCAGGCGAGCCAGTATTCCATGTCGATCAACCGCGTCAGCCAAGTTTCAGTGCGATTGCTAGCCGCCAACTGGCCCATGGCGGCGCCGACCGCTTGATCTTGCATCTTCAGCGCAAGCCTGGTGATGACGTCCGGCGCGAGGATCGTGTCCGAATCTACATTGAGCACCAAATCTCCGCACGAGCGGCGAATGGCGGCAATCTGCGCCTTGCGCTTTCCAACATTCTTTGGGAGCACAATGAAGTTGAACCTCGGGTCGCCCGCGTATTCCTCATGTACACCCACGAGGGCATCGCGGTTTGCAGAACCGTCATCAACAACATAGACCTGCAGTTTGCCGGCGTATTCCTGACTTGCAATGGAAGCCAGGCAGTCCGAGAGGGTGCGAGGCGCCTCGTTGTAGCACGGGATAATGACATCGACGCTCGGCCGAGGCTCACCGCCGGGCGGGTCGCCCGAGGTCGGCGCTACGTTTGTAGGCAGGGTATAAAACACCTGCGCGGTTTTGTAGACGGTCGACAGCAGCGCATAAGAGCAGATGGCAACAGTACTGGCTGTGGCAAACAGGGTCATGAGATGTCAGATTCTTCAGTGGATTTGAGGGAAGCGGGCGGATAACAGATCCGCGGTCATAGCTCTGGACCGTTCCGATCGATCAAAGTGCCGGCCGGCCACTCGCTCATCGAGCGTCCAATTGGGAGCACCATGAGGAGTACGTCGTCGTCGACTCGCGTCGTGTAAGGCAGATCGGGGTACACGTCCGGGAGGGTTGAACGCACGCGAACGCCCGTCAGAATGTTCGCCAAGCCTTTGCGGCGGAACCTCCCAACATGGTTCCGGAGCGCTTGCCGAACCGTGCCGAAAGCGAATGGAACGCCAAGCTGCTGCAGCACTGGATACATGACGCTAATCGAATGGCCGATTCCCAGCCCCTCAAGATCCGGACGCACCCCGTATAGACCGAGTTCAGCGACCAGCAGATCAACGTCGCCAACTTTGATGTATCGGCGCAGCACGCCCATGTGAGCCGCTACCCCGTGCACATCATAGCCGATTGCGCGGACCTCCGGCCTTGCACCGGCCCAACTTCGACCGCCTTCGAATTGCTTTCCATTGAAGGCTCCGGTCGGCTCATAGGTCTTCCGGAAGAACTCAGAGAGTTCGAGGTGATCGGAAAGCTGCAACTCATTTTCCCAGCATAACCTCCACTGCACGTCAGGGCGCATGCGAAGACTTCCTCTTTTTCGGGTTCTTTTGTGCACCTCACGCGGTAGAGCAATGGCGGTGCATGTCATGGGTCTATGAACGACCCTCCCGGATTGGTAAAATTGATTGTTTAGATCGAGAGCATCCACGCTATGGATGCTGAAACCATGCGTTTCAAAGGCCTTGATCTGAACCTTCTGGTGGTGCCCGATTGGCCCCGATAGCGGCGACGCACCGATGGCAGCTGGCGGTGACACAACCTGCCTCAAGAGCGGCCGCCAGCGGCGTGGCTGCGCCCGTGCCGAAGCAGCGATCAAGTGGAGGATGGCCCGACTGTTAGGCGTCAGCAAACGCGGCGACCGTTGACGCACGATCGCGCAGCTCTGGATCGCCGGCGGCAAACAGGTTCCGCGAAGCCTCTGGCTCGACAAGTTGCGGCAAGGCGGCATGCCAATGGCGCGATGGTCGCGCTCGCCAACAGCAATCGTCTGGTCAATGCTCTCGAGTGTCGCCTGTCAACCGGACTGTCGGCGAAAGCACCTGGAGCGGGAAGGAGGACGCGCCCGGATGGCGCTACTTCGAACGAATTGTTTGAGGTTTTGGCCGACTGAAGTGCGCGAAGGGGCTGGTCCCAAACTCTTAGATCCCGCGCCCCATCAAAGATCGCCGCACACAGAAAAGGCAGCCTAAGGAGCGTCAGCACTTGCGCCGGCCGAAGGGCCGGGACGCGGGACTGACTGCAACGACGAGATCGGTTAAAAGGGCAGCCGTAGGAGTGGCAGCATAGCGCCGCCGAAGGCGGGACACGGGACCGACGGCCCCCAACGAGGAGTGCCGCTTTCCCGGCTAGGGATCGTCAACCACCTGGGCCGAAACACCTTTGAGGTTCGGTGGCGGCAGCCGTAGAGCCCGTCCCGCATAGGGAGCCATGCAAAATAAGGACTTCGCTTCATTTCGGTATTTATGGGTCATTTATTGGGTAAACCCGTTTCTTGATTTTTTGGGTATTTTTTTTATATGACGCTGAAGACAGATTCCGTGCAAATTGCCCCCCAAATCCTTACCCTCGTCTCGGAGATTGACGAATTCAAAGGGGCTTCGCGGGCTGTTGGCACGCTCGCGCCAGAGCGCCTATCGGCTTTGCGCCGTGTTGCGACCATCGAGAGCATTGGCTTTTCTATCCGTATCGAAGGAAGTAAGCTCACCGCCGTTGAAGTCGAGCGGCTGCAACAAGGATGAGCTCATCGCGGCGCCTACAAGACATTCGCAAACAATGTGAGTGCGTTCGATGCCGACGGGAACGAGATCGGCGTCATCTTCGAAACGGCGACGCCTTTCGATACGCCGAAGCGGATGAAGGAACTTATCGAGTGGACGCGTGGTACACTCAACGAGCAAAGCCTGCATCCCTTGCTCGTGGTGGCGATTTTCATCGTGGTTTTTTTGGAAATCCACCCATTCCAGGACGGCAATGGAAGGCTGTCGCGCGTTCTGACGCCGCTCCTGCTGATGCGCATCGGCTATGCATATGTACCCTACTCTTCACTCGAAAGCGTGATTGAGAACAGCAAGGAGGGTTATTATCTGGCGCTTCGTTTCATCAGGAAGCGGAAATCGGCTTTTGGAAGCGGGCCAGCAGGCAGTCTTCATTGATCGACGCGCCCCGGCACTCGATGCACTCGATCTCGGTCAACGATTCGTTCAGCATGGCGATAGTGGTCTCTGCACCAGCAGCGTGCCCCCAGCGTTGGCAATTGGCGTCACGTGCCGACCCGAAGACCAGCTGCCCACCTGGCGCAAGCAGGCCTACCAGGT from Mesorhizobium sp. NZP2077 encodes the following:
- the nodC gene encoding chitooligosaccharide synthase NodC, with protein sequence MTLFATASTVAICSYALLSTVYKTAQVFYTLPTNVAPTSGDPPGGEPRPSVDVIIPCYNEAPRTLSDCLASIASQEYAGKLQVYVVDDGSANRDALVGVHEEYAGDPRFNFIVLPKNVGKRKAQIAAIRRSCGDLVLNVDSDTILAPDVITRLALKMQDQAVGAAMGQLAASNRTETWLTRLIDMEYWLACNEERAAQARFGAVMCCCGPCAMYRRSALVSLLDQYETQRFRGKPSDFGEDRHLTILMLKAGFRTEYVPEAVAATVVPNRMGPYLRQQLRWARSTFRDTLLAFQLLRGLNIYLTLDVIGQNIGPLLLSLSLLAGLAQFVTTGTVPWTACLTIAVMTMVRCSVAAFRARQLRFLGFSLHTLINIFLLLPLKAYALCTLSNSDWLSRSSAANVPDTGGSIPKPDLVGSDAAYSEQQ
- a CDS encoding NodA family N-acyltransferase, with amino-acid sequence MRPDVQWRLCWENELQLSDHLELSEFFRKTYEPTGAFNGKQFEGGRSWAGARPEVRAIGYDVHGVAAHMGVLRRYIKVGDVDLLVAELGLYGVRPDLEGLGIGHSISVMYPVLQQLGVPFAFGTVRQALRNHVGRFRRKGLANILTGVRVRSTLPDVYPDLPYTTRVDDDVLLMVLPIGRSMSEWPAGTLIDRNGPEL
- a CDS encoding Fic family protein — its product is MSAFDADGNEIGVIFETATPFDTPKRMKELIEWTRGTLNEQSLHPLLVVAIFIVVFLEIHPFQDGNGRLSRVLTPLLLMRIGYAYVPYSSLESVIENSKEGYYLALRFIRKRKSAFGSGPAGSLH